In the Leptolyngbya sp. SIO1E4 genome, one interval contains:
- the hoxU gene encoding bidirectional hydrogenase complex protein HoxU encodes MAVRTLKIDDKDVAVEAGATIMEAAQEAGVQIPRLCHLEGLSPVGACRLCLVEIEGLNKLLPACVTEVWEGMVIQTQTSKLQDYRRMAVELIFAEGNHVCSICVANGNCELQDVAIEVGMDHSRFPYRFPDRGVDLSHERFGIDHNRCILCTRCVRVCDEVEGAHVWDVGSRGASCFIVSGLAQPWGEVDACTSCGKCVDACPTGAIFHKGETTGEKQRDRDKFAFLSTAREEQQWTR; translated from the coding sequence ATGGCCGTTAGAACACTCAAAATTGATGATAAAGACGTTGCGGTAGAAGCCGGGGCCACCATTATGGAGGCTGCTCAGGAGGCTGGGGTACAAATTCCTCGGCTGTGTCACCTGGAAGGGCTGTCCCCGGTTGGGGCCTGTCGCCTATGCCTGGTTGAAATTGAGGGCCTGAACAAGCTCCTGCCCGCCTGTGTCACCGAAGTCTGGGAGGGCATGGTGATACAGACCCAAACGTCAAAGCTGCAAGACTACCGACGCATGGCGGTAGAGCTGATTTTTGCGGAAGGCAACCACGTTTGCTCGATTTGCGTGGCCAATGGCAACTGCGAACTGCAAGATGTGGCCATTGAAGTGGGAATGGATCACAGTCGCTTTCCCTATCGCTTCCCCGATCGCGGGGTTGACCTGTCCCATGAGCGCTTCGGCATTGACCACAACCGCTGCATTCTCTGCACCCGCTGTGTCCGAGTGTGCGACGAGGTGGAAGGGGCTCACGTGTGGGATGTGGGTAGCCGGGGGGCCTCTTGCTTTATTGTTTCGGGTTTGGCCCAGCCCTGGGGTGAGGTTGATGCCTGCACCTCCTGTGGCAAGTGTGTCGATGCCTGCCCCACGGGTGCCATTTTCCATAAAGGCGAAACCACCGGTGAGAAACAGCGCGATCGCGACAAATTTGCCTTCCTATCAACTGCACGGGAGGAGCAGCAATGGACAAGATAA
- a CDS encoding Calvin cycle protein CP12 produces MSVENQKFQDELEKARAYARSVCADKGEDAPECAAAWDAVEEMQAEVSHQHQQPEKSNFDKYVEENPEAPEARIYED; encoded by the coding sequence ATGAGTGTTGAAAATCAGAAGTTTCAGGACGAATTGGAAAAGGCCAGAGCCTATGCCCGGTCTGTCTGTGCAGACAAAGGAGAAGATGCGCCTGAATGCGCTGCGGCTTGGGATGCCGTAGAAGAGATGCAGGCAGAGGTCTCTCACCAGCATCAGCAACCGGAAAAGAGCAACTTTGACAAATACGTCGAAGAAAATCCTGAAGCGCCTGAAGCTCGCATTTACGAAGACTAA
- a CDS encoding Ni/Fe hydrogenase subunit alpha — translation MSKTVVIDPITRIEGHAKISVYLDDAGEVSDARFHVVEYRGFEKFCEGRPFTEMAGITARICGICPVSHLICAAKTGDKILAVKVPKAADKLRRLLNLAQLTQSHALSFFHLSSPDFLLGWDSDPAKRNVFGLIAADPELARAGIRLRQFGQQIIEILGGRKIHAAWTVPGGVRSPLSEDGRAWIVDRLPESLATTRKALDIFKGLIDGPMKEEVQVFGEFPSLFMSLVAPDGAWEHYDGHLRFTDSTGNIVADNLREDDYANFIGEAVEDWSYLKFPYYKPLGYPEGIYRVGPLARLNTCSHINTPGADAELRAFRDYAGGVPTSSFLYHYARLIEILGCLEKIQEYMDDPDLMSSRCRAEAGVNELEAIGVSEAPRGTLFHHYKVDEYGLIEQVNLIIATGHNNLAMNKTITQIAKRHVHGEDIQEGFLNRVEAGIRCFDPCLSCSTHAVGQMPLQIQVMDAAGAIVQELVRD, via the coding sequence ATGTCTAAGACCGTTGTTATCGATCCCATTACCCGCATTGAGGGGCACGCCAAAATTTCTGTTTACCTGGATGACGCGGGCGAAGTGTCAGATGCCCGTTTTCATGTGGTTGAATATCGGGGCTTTGAAAAGTTTTGCGAAGGTCGTCCCTTCACGGAAATGGCCGGAATCACTGCCCGCATTTGCGGCATTTGCCCAGTGAGTCACCTCATTTGCGCCGCCAAGACCGGAGACAAAATTTTAGCGGTCAAAGTCCCAAAAGCGGCAGACAAGCTGCGGCGGCTTCTGAATCTGGCCCAGCTTACCCAGTCCCACGCGTTGTCCTTTTTCCACCTCAGCAGCCCTGACTTTTTGTTGGGATGGGACAGTGACCCGGCTAAGCGCAACGTATTTGGGCTGATTGCCGCCGATCCAGAGTTAGCCCGAGCGGGCATTCGGCTACGGCAGTTTGGCCAACAAATTATTGAAATCCTCGGCGGGCGCAAGATTCATGCTGCCTGGACGGTGCCCGGTGGGGTGCGATCGCCCCTCAGCGAAGACGGTCGGGCTTGGATTGTGGATCGCCTCCCTGAATCCTTAGCGACGACGCGCAAAGCCCTCGACATTTTTAAGGGGCTGATTGATGGGCCGATGAAGGAAGAAGTTCAGGTGTTTGGAGAATTTCCTTCCCTGTTTATGAGCCTGGTCGCCCCAGACGGGGCTTGGGAGCACTATGACGGCCACCTACGATTTACCGATAGCACCGGCAATATCGTCGCCGATAACCTGCGCGAAGATGACTATGCCAACTTTATCGGCGAAGCCGTCGAAGACTGGTCGTACCTGAAGTTTCCTTACTATAAGCCCCTGGGCTACCCTGAGGGCATTTACCGGGTGGGGCCCCTGGCCCGTCTTAACACCTGCAGCCATATCAACACGCCGGGGGCCGATGCCGAACTCAGAGCCTTTCGGGACTATGCCGGGGGCGTGCCCACCTCTTCTTTCCTGTACCACTACGCCCGGCTGATTGAAATCCTCGGCTGCCTGGAGAAAATTCAGGAGTACATGGACGATCCAGATCTGATGTCTTCGCGCTGTCGAGCAGAAGCTGGGGTGAATGAACTCGAGGCGATCGGCGTCAGTGAGGCTCCGCGTGGTACGCTCTTTCACCATTACAAAGTGGATGAGTATGGCCTGATTGAGCAGGTGAATCTGATTATTGCCACCGGCCACAACAACCTGGCGATGAATAAGACGATCACCCAAATCGCTAAGCGCCATGTCCATGGAGAAGACATTCAGGAAGGGTTCCTGAACCGGGTGGAGGCGGGGATTCGCTGCTTTGACCCCTGCCTTTCCTGTTCTACCCATGCGGTGGGGCAGATGCCCCTGCAGATTCAGGTAATGGATGCAGCCGGTGCGATCGTGCAGGAATTGGTGCGAGATTAG
- a CDS encoding (2Fe-2S) ferredoxin domain-containing protein → MAKENLFLCMGSACHQLGVYDVLPKLQELIVEHDLGDEIELKGSFCLETCSRGIAMKFQDTHFSNISPQNVEIKFKEEILPVIQAVLAHAAP, encoded by the coding sequence ATGGCCAAAGAAAATCTATTTCTCTGTATGGGGTCCGCCTGCCACCAATTGGGAGTCTATGACGTGCTGCCCAAGCTGCAGGAACTGATTGTGGAGCATGATCTCGGAGATGAGATCGAACTCAAGGGCTCCTTTTGCTTAGAAACCTGCAGTCGGGGCATTGCCATGAAGTTTCAAGACACCCACTTTTCTAACATTAGCCCTCAGAATGTGGAGATCAAATTTAAGGAAGAAATTTTACCGGTCATCCAAGCTGTGCTGGCCCATGCTGCCCCATAG
- a CDS encoding PAS domain-containing protein — MASDAVETQTPNHLWQLLWEYDPNGLIVVDADLYIKLVNPAFCRMFKTEADDVIGQPAETILDDVQDFKKVWKTGQLINGKLKEYLHHQLFVSQVIFPIEDEGIIACIMVDFSHELAQRKELTQLKQETVKKVNQVVDNQMKVVQEIAGLLGETTAETKVSLLKIIEMLQHEEANLSVYPSNQPD, encoded by the coding sequence ATGGCTTCTGATGCTGTCGAAACTCAAACCCCCAACCATCTCTGGCAACTGTTATGGGAGTACGATCCCAACGGGTTGATTGTGGTAGATGCAGATCTCTACATTAAGCTGGTGAACCCAGCCTTTTGCCGGATGTTTAAAACAGAGGCGGATGATGTTATTGGACAGCCTGCCGAAACGATTCTGGATGACGTTCAAGACTTTAAAAAGGTTTGGAAAACAGGGCAACTGATTAATGGCAAACTGAAGGAGTATTTGCATCATCAGCTATTCGTCAGTCAGGTTATTTTCCCCATTGAAGATGAAGGAATCATTGCGTGTATTATGGTGGATTTTAGCCACGAACTTGCACAGCGCAAAGAACTGACACAGCTTAAGCAAGAGACGGTCAAAAAGGTCAATCAAGTGGTTGACAACCAGATGAAGGTAGTTCAAGAAATTGCCGGTTTGCTGGGGGAAACTACAGCGGAAACGAAGGTGAGTCTTCTTAAAATTATCGAAATGCTGCAGCACGAAGAAGCGAATTTATCCGTTTATCCATCGAACCAACCTGATTAA
- a CDS encoding hydrogenase maturation protease, translating to MKTLVIGYGNTLRGDDGVGYRIAEQVETWALPNVKAIACHQLTPELAAEIAECDRVFFVDATLPGTCQTVTVQPVPLSSTAALDTHHSDPKGLLRLAVTLYQASPQAYQVLMPTVAMDFGEQLSDQAQAGLQEALQHLRSQL from the coding sequence ATGAAGACCCTGGTGATTGGCTATGGCAACACCCTGCGGGGGGATGATGGCGTTGGCTACCGCATCGCTGAGCAGGTAGAGACGTGGGCGTTGCCCAATGTCAAGGCGATCGCCTGTCATCAACTTACTCCAGAGCTAGCGGCAGAGATTGCCGAGTGCGATCGCGTCTTTTTTGTCGATGCCACCTTACCCGGTACGTGCCAGACGGTTACCGTGCAGCCTGTGCCGTTATCCTCAACGGCTGCGCTCGACACCCACCACAGTGACCCAAAGGGGCTGCTCAGGTTAGCGGTGACCCTATATCAGGCTAGCCCACAGGCATATCAGGTTTTGATGCCGACAGTGGCGATGGACTTTGGTGAACAACTCTCAGATCAGGCCCAGGCAGGGCTGCAGGAAGCGCTGCAGCACCTTCGCAGCCAGCTGTAG
- a CDS encoding SpoIIE family protein phosphatase, which produces MTVDNFLDVYETSLNKKGEELCGDKVKFLKANKRSIVVLSDGLGSGVKANILATLTTEILITMLNADLPLEEVLKTVIATLPICQTRKIAYSTFTILQVDRATNHFKLINFDNPPPLYVHNGKVMTLDMEVQEILGRKIKVAEGYLSRGDFLGALSDGVLYAGMGTTLNFGWGWDNIADHIENVLRHKAQTARTIVRDVIAKTYDLYRGEIGDDATFVGIYVRPRNPLMIFTGPPLDQDQDENYVNRFLQFEGRKAICGGTTGNIIANYLGETIEMDLSTMRRELPPIGMLSCVDLVTEGILTLSKATEYIKNCQCDLSRLHFDNNGAYLLAREILQADSIHFLIGQSINEFYQNPLLPKNISIRRSLVEDLVHLLQRYQKEVSFEYC; this is translated from the coding sequence ATGACCGTTGATAACTTTCTCGATGTTTATGAAACCAGCTTGAATAAGAAGGGCGAGGAGCTGTGTGGTGATAAGGTCAAATTCCTGAAAGCCAATAAACGCTCCATCGTGGTGTTGTCTGACGGTTTAGGGAGCGGGGTCAAGGCCAATATTTTGGCGACTCTGACCACGGAAATCTTAATTACCATGCTCAACGCGGATTTGCCGTTAGAGGAGGTTCTTAAAACCGTTATTGCCACACTGCCCATCTGCCAAACTCGTAAAATTGCCTACTCAACCTTTACGATTTTGCAGGTCGATCGCGCCACTAATCACTTTAAGCTCATCAACTTCGATAACCCCCCGCCCCTCTATGTCCATAACGGCAAAGTCATGACCCTGGATATGGAAGTTCAGGAGATTTTGGGGCGCAAGATTAAGGTGGCTGAGGGTTACCTCTCTCGGGGTGATTTTCTGGGGGCCTTGAGCGATGGGGTCTTGTATGCTGGCATGGGCACCACCCTTAACTTTGGCTGGGGGTGGGATAACATTGCAGACCACATTGAAAATGTCCTGCGGCACAAGGCGCAGACAGCTCGCACCATCGTGCGGGATGTGATTGCCAAAACCTACGACCTCTACCGGGGTGAAATTGGTGACGATGCCACGTTTGTGGGCATTTATGTGCGGCCCCGCAACCCCCTGATGATTTTCACGGGGCCGCCCCTCGATCAGGACCAAGACGAAAACTATGTCAATCGCTTTCTGCAATTTGAAGGGCGCAAAGCTATCTGTGGGGGGACAACGGGCAACATCATTGCCAACTATCTGGGGGAAACCATTGAGATGGATCTCTCCACCATGCGCCGAGAACTGCCACCCATCGGGATGCTGAGCTGTGTGGATTTGGTGACAGAGGGGATTTTAACCCTGTCAAAGGCGACGGAATATATCAAAAACTGCCAGTGCGATCTGAGCCGCTTGCACTTTGACAACAATGGAGCTTACCTCCTCGCCCGCGAAATTTTGCAGGCCGACTCCATTCATTTTTTGATTGGTCAAAGCATCAACGAGTTTTACCAAAATCCGCTGTTGCCTAAAAATATTTCTATTCGCCGCAGCTTGGTAGAAGATCTGGTGCATTTGCTGCAGCGGTACCAAAAGGAGGTTTCCTTTGAATATTGTTGA
- the murJ gene encoding murein biosynthesis integral membrane protein MurJ produces the protein MSDTKSTRSLAGIAGIVAAATLISKVFGLVRQQAIAAAFAVGPVADAYNFSYVIPGFLLVLLGGINGPFHSAIVSVVAKRRREEIGPLVESISTLVSLVLIVVALILALFAAPIIDLAAQGLADTDPVARAIAIQQLRIMAPMAVFAGLIGIGFGTLNADDQYWLPSVSPMFSSVAVIVGLGLLYVAIGRDITAPNYFMLGGMVLAGTTLLGAVMQWLVQLPALWRSGLGRLRLRFNWRDSGVRQVFKILVPATFSSGMMQINVFTDLFFASFIPGTAAALGYANLLVQTPLGIISNVILVPFLPVFARLAAPENWPELKDRIRQSLMMTALTMLPLGALIMTLALPIVQVIYKRGAFDLEAAEVVTSVLVAYGLGMFVYLARDVLVRVYYALGDGQTPFRISLVNIGLNALLDYFFIRWFGAPGLVFATVGVNITSTLAMVVLLNRKLNGLPWLQWGRSIALLSGLSGLAGLAAWGTRLGLEQVLGIEGFINRLVQLAIAGSLGLAIFALGTLALRIPETTLLVNRIKGRFMRR, from the coding sequence GTGTCAGACACAAAATCTACCCGTTCTCTAGCAGGCATCGCGGGCATTGTTGCGGCTGCCACCCTGATTAGCAAGGTTTTTGGCCTGGTGCGTCAGCAGGCGATCGCCGCTGCATTTGCGGTTGGCCCAGTGGCCGATGCCTACAACTTTTCTTATGTGATCCCCGGCTTTTTGCTGGTGTTGCTGGGGGGCATTAATGGCCCCTTTCACAGCGCCATCGTTAGCGTGGTGGCTAAGCGCAGGCGGGAAGAGATTGGCCCATTAGTGGAATCGATCAGCACCTTGGTGAGTCTGGTGCTGATTGTCGTGGCCCTGATACTGGCTCTGTTTGCGGCCCCTATTATTGACCTGGCAGCCCAAGGCCTGGCTGACACGGATCCGGTGGCGCGGGCGATCGCTATTCAGCAGCTGCGGATCATGGCTCCGATGGCGGTTTTTGCTGGGCTGATTGGCATCGGCTTTGGCACCCTCAACGCGGATGACCAGTACTGGCTGCCTTCTGTGAGCCCCATGTTTTCTAGCGTGGCGGTGATTGTGGGTTTGGGGCTGCTGTATGTGGCGATCGGTCGTGACATCACAGCGCCCAACTACTTTATGCTCGGGGGCATGGTGCTGGCCGGGACGACGCTGCTGGGGGCCGTGATGCAGTGGCTGGTGCAGCTGCCTGCCCTGTGGCGATCGGGTCTGGGTCGGTTACGGCTGCGGTTTAACTGGCGCGATTCGGGCGTCCGTCAGGTGTTTAAGATTCTGGTGCCAGCCACCTTTTCGTCTGGCATGATGCAGATCAACGTCTTCACCGATTTGTTTTTTGCCTCTTTCATTCCGGGTACGGCGGCGGCGCTGGGCTATGCCAACCTGCTGGTGCAAACGCCCTTGGGTATTATCTCCAACGTGATTTTGGTGCCCTTTCTGCCCGTCTTTGCCCGGTTGGCCGCCCCCGAAAATTGGCCAGAACTGAAGGATCGCATCCGCCAGAGCCTGATGATGACGGCCCTCACCATGTTGCCCTTGGGCGCCCTCATCATGACCCTGGCCCTGCCCATTGTGCAGGTGATTTATAAGCGGGGGGCCTTTGACCTGGAGGCGGCAGAAGTTGTCACCTCTGTGCTGGTGGCCTATGGCCTGGGCATGTTTGTTTACCTGGCGCGGGATGTGCTGGTGCGGGTTTACTATGCCCTGGGGGATGGGCAAACCCCGTTTCGCATCAGTCTGGTCAACATTGGCCTTAACGCCCTGTTGGACTATTTTTTCATTCGCTGGTTTGGGGCGCCGGGGCTGGTATTCGCAACAGTTGGGGTCAACATTACTTCTACGCTGGCGATGGTGGTTTTGCTGAATCGCAAGCTCAACGGGCTGCCCTGGCTGCAGTGGGGGCGGTCCATTGCGCTGTTGTCAGGGCTGAGTGGCCTGGCTGGGCTGGCGGCCTGGGGCACGCGGCTCGGGCTAGAGCAGGTCTTGGGTATCGAAGGGTTTATTAACCGGCTGGTGCAGCTGGCGATCGCGGGCTCCCTGGGGCTCGCTATCTTTGCCCTGGGGACGCTCGCTCTGCGAATTCCTGAAACGACGCTGCTGGTCAACCGCATTAAGGGGCGTTTCATGCGCCGATAG
- a CDS encoding oxidoreductase, with protein sequence MDKIKFATAWLAGCSGCHMSFLDLDEFLIDLAGFVDVVFSPVGSDLKDYPDGVDVCLVEGAIANEDNLELALEIRRKTKILISFGDCAVTANVPAMRNMMGGGAEPVLKRGYLELADKNPHFPHAPGIVPELLDRVRPIHEVIPVDIFMPGCPPSADRIRATLEPLLHGQQPDMVGRDMIKFG encoded by the coding sequence ATGGACAAGATAAAATTTGCAACGGCCTGGCTCGCAGGCTGCTCTGGCTGCCACATGTCCTTTTTGGACCTGGATGAATTTTTAATCGATCTGGCAGGCTTCGTTGACGTGGTATTTAGCCCCGTGGGGAGCGACCTGAAAGACTATCCTGACGGGGTCGATGTCTGCTTGGTGGAAGGGGCGATCGCCAACGAAGATAATCTAGAGCTGGCCTTAGAAATTCGCCGCAAGACCAAGATTCTCATTTCCTTTGGAGACTGTGCCGTCACCGCTAACGTCCCTGCCATGCGCAACATGATGGGGGGCGGGGCCGAGCCGGTTCTGAAGCGAGGATACTTAGAATTGGCTGACAAAAATCCTCATTTCCCCCATGCTCCTGGTATTGTTCCAGAATTGTTAGACCGGGTACGCCCAATTCATGAAGTGATCCCTGTGGATATCTTCATGCCGGGGTGCCCGCCCTCCGCCGATCGCATTCGCGCTACCTTGGAACCCCTGTTACACGGTCAGCAGCCGGATATGGTCGGTCGAGACATGATCAAATTCGGTTAA
- a CDS encoding SGNH/GDSL hydrolase family protein → MKPSVTSVGIAVLAAIAPLEASAASFSQLYVFGDSLSDSGNLYQSTFNLIPQSPPYAEQLTNGPLWVDYLAEDLMLEPASFIDVLVNPASTDSSDGINFAFGGASTGTGNILAPDLPVGALSQVSAFEGFVNTSLLQPAEDALYIYFAGSNDLAGSDVTPPQTELSIPLGDTKTALETLIETGAQNILVSNLPDFSVTPRFNQLPEEATAAISNQVTAYNQGLSATLDALATSNPAVNVIEFDFNGLLLDSVTHPETAGFTNVTDACLSDYTFPFDSNYTVCETPDSYLFWDDFHPTTQAHQVVATSAFAQLHQPELTAALRQSASVPEPGLGWGLLGFGSMVTVIAKGKRMKAESTL, encoded by the coding sequence ATGAAACCATCCGTTACCTCTGTCGGTATTGCGGTGCTGGCTGCGATCGCCCCCCTAGAGGCATCTGCGGCCTCTTTTAGCCAGCTGTATGTATTTGGCGATAGCCTGTCTGATTCTGGCAATTTATATCAGTCAACCTTTAACCTCATTCCCCAATCGCCCCCCTATGCCGAGCAATTGACTAATGGCCCCCTCTGGGTAGACTACCTGGCAGAAGATTTGATGCTGGAGCCCGCCTCATTCATCGACGTTCTGGTCAATCCAGCATCTACCGATAGCAGTGACGGCATCAACTTTGCCTTTGGCGGCGCTAGCACTGGCACTGGCAATATCCTGGCCCCCGATTTACCGGTCGGCGCGTTGTCTCAAGTCTCAGCCTTTGAGGGGTTTGTCAACACTTCCCTACTTCAGCCTGCAGAAGATGCCCTCTACATTTACTTCGCAGGCAGCAATGATTTGGCCGGTAGCGACGTCACCCCGCCCCAAACAGAGCTTTCAATCCCCCTGGGGGACACGAAAACCGCTTTAGAGACCCTGATTGAGACGGGCGCGCAAAACATATTAGTCAGCAACTTACCCGATTTCAGCGTCACCCCCCGATTCAACCAACTCCCAGAGGAGGCCACCGCTGCCATCAGCAATCAGGTCACGGCCTATAATCAGGGGCTCTCTGCAACCCTCGACGCATTAGCCACCAGCAACCCAGCGGTTAACGTGATCGAATTTGACTTTAATGGTCTGCTATTGGATAGCGTCACCCACCCTGAGACAGCTGGGTTTACCAATGTCACAGATGCCTGTCTGAGTGACTACACCTTTCCGTTCGACTCAAACTACACCGTTTGCGAGACCCCTGACAGCTATCTCTTTTGGGATGACTTTCATCCCACCACCCAAGCCCACCAGGTCGTGGCCACATCCGCCTTTGCCCAACTGCACCAGCCAGAACTAACTGCCGCCTTACGCCAGTCAGCCTCCGTGCCAGAACCAGGGTTAGGCTGGGGGCTTTTAGGCTTTGGGTCTATGGTGACGGTTATCGCAAAAGGCAAAAGGATGAAAGCAGAAAGTACACTCTAG
- a CDS encoding NAD(P)H-dependent oxidoreductase subunit E gives MDLTELREVAQAEKERQGSIRVHCCTSTGCRAASSMEVFRNLEAAVEEHQCGDRIEVVSVGCMGFCGQGPLVQVEPGEQLYEEVEPDDAGSIISATVGKGTASTTQLDPHHPFFAYQTRVVRQNSGNIDPESIEEYIAVGGYESLYKALYEMTPEAVVAEISNSGLRGRGGGGYPTGLKWATVAKMPGDQKYVICNGDEGDPGAFMDRSVLESDPHLVLEGMAIAGYAVGANHGYIYVRAEYPLAIKRLQKAIQQAKKYGLMGSQVFDSPFDFRVDIRIGAGAFVCGEETALIQSIEGGRGNPVPRPPYPAEKGLYNSPTLINNVETLANIAHIIREGADWYASIGTEDSKGTKVFALTGNIRNNGLIEVPMGITLRQIVEDMGGGVPDGEVKAVQTGGPSGGCIPKQLLDTPVDYKSLREVGSMMGSGGMVVMDQDTSMVEIAHFYMEFCRGETCGKCVPCRTGTVQLYGLLTKLLKGQATEADLEQMKALSYMVKDTSLCGLGQTAPNPVLSTLRYFPEEYTSLLVKPAYLNGKTAEPKPVSV, from the coding sequence ATGGATTTGACTGAACTCAGAGAAGTCGCACAAGCGGAAAAGGAGAGACAGGGAAGTATCCGAGTTCACTGCTGTACGTCCACTGGCTGCCGGGCGGCGAGCTCAATGGAAGTCTTCCGCAATCTGGAAGCAGCCGTAGAAGAGCATCAATGTGGCGATCGCATCGAAGTGGTGAGCGTTGGCTGCATGGGGTTTTGTGGTCAGGGGCCACTGGTGCAGGTTGAGCCCGGTGAGCAGCTGTATGAAGAGGTCGAGCCTGATGATGCTGGCAGCATCATCAGCGCCACGGTGGGCAAAGGCACCGCCAGCACCACCCAGCTGGATCCCCACCATCCGTTTTTCGCTTACCAGACGCGCGTGGTACGGCAGAACAGCGGCAATATTGACCCTGAGAGCATTGAAGAATACATTGCCGTGGGGGGCTATGAGTCTCTGTATAAGGCGCTGTATGAGATGACCCCAGAAGCGGTGGTGGCTGAAATCTCTAACAGCGGCTTACGGGGGCGGGGCGGCGGCGGCTACCCCACTGGCCTGAAGTGGGCCACCGTGGCGAAAATGCCTGGCGATCAAAAATACGTGATCTGTAATGGGGACGAAGGTGACCCTGGTGCTTTTATGGATCGCAGCGTCTTGGAGAGCGATCCGCACCTGGTGCTAGAAGGGATGGCGATCGCAGGCTATGCGGTGGGTGCTAACCACGGCTACATCTACGTGCGGGCAGAATATCCCCTCGCCATCAAGCGTCTGCAGAAGGCGATTCAGCAAGCCAAGAAATATGGTCTGATGGGGAGCCAGGTGTTCGATTCTCCCTTTGACTTCAGAGTCGATATCCGCATTGGTGCGGGGGCCTTTGTCTGTGGCGAAGAAACGGCCCTGATTCAATCTATCGAAGGCGGGCGCGGCAACCCGGTTCCTCGCCCTCCCTACCCAGCGGAAAAGGGGCTCTACAACAGCCCGACCCTGATTAACAACGTCGAAACCCTCGCCAACATTGCCCACATTATTCGCGAAGGGGCCGATTGGTACGCCAGCATTGGTACCGAGGATAGTAAAGGCACCAAGGTGTTTGCCCTGACGGGCAATATCCGCAATAACGGCCTGATTGAAGTGCCGATGGGCATTACCCTGCGGCAAATCGTAGAAGACATGGGGGGTGGGGTTCCCGATGGGGAAGTTAAGGCCGTGCAAACGGGAGGCCCTTCTGGTGGCTGCATTCCCAAGCAGCTGCTAGATACCCCTGTAGACTACAAATCCCTTCGAGAGGTGGGCTCCATGATGGGCTCTGGCGGCATGGTGGTGATGGATCAAGACACCAGCATGGTCGAAATTGCCCACTTCTACATGGAATTTTGTCGCGGTGAAACCTGTGGCAAATGCGTGCCCTGTCGCACCGGTACCGTACAGCTCTATGGCCTGTTGACCAAACTCCTGAAAGGTCAGGCCACCGAGGCCGATTTAGAGCAGATGAAAGCCTTGTCCTACATGGTGAAAGACACTAGCCTCTGCGGCTTGGGGCAAACGGCCCCGAACCCAGTACTCAGCACCCTACGCTACTTCCCCGAGGAGTACACCTCTTTGCTCGTAAAGCCTGCCTACTTGAATGGCAAGACTGCCGAGCCTAAGCCAGTGTCTGTGTAG